In Methanocella paludicola SANAE, the sequence ATCGCGTCGAACGGGCACATGATGTTACAAACGCCACAGTACGAGCACTTCTTAGCGTCGACGTCGATCTTCGAGGTCTTGGCCTTGCCGCGCCCGACCGCTCCGAGCGGGCCTTCGCTGATGGCCTCTTCGGGGCACGCGTCGATGCACACTCCGCAGCCGGTACACTTGTCGAGGTCGACCGTTAAGTTGGACCTGGTCAATAGCAACTTTTGCTCGACGTCCAGCTTATTATTCTCTATTTTTTTCGAGTAACTGGGAAACAAGTATATTCTCCTCCTATACGTTTATTCCGTTGTTAGCGTGATCGCTCTCTGGGGACATACCATTAAGCAAATGCCGCAACCATTGCAGACGTCCTCATCGATCACTACAGCCTTTCCGTTCAGCACGTTGTACGTCTTCTTCCTGGTCACCGGGTTGACCACGGTGAGCTCCAACGCATTGACCGGACAGGCGACAACGCAATTATTGCAACCAGTACAGATCCTGCCCTGGATATCTAATGCTATTGTCGTCACTTTTCGCACCAGCCATTAGGGATTTTTTTCATTTTTGTATGCCTACGTATCTATTTATAGATTGCCATCGCCTACGTTTGCCTATTTGAGGTGTTGAACATCCTATTTTGAGCGTTAGTTTTTAAATATTTTTTTCCTCTGGCCCTTTTAGGTATATCGGCAAGCTCAGGATGGCTCGTAAATTTTTGGCACCATACCGGCGCTCGTTTACTCGACGCTACCGGTTGGTTATCACATTTAATTACAATTTCAAACCTATGACTTTATAAACTTTTCCGGTGACTATAAATAATAAATTAGTATAATAAACATATATTATAGGTCGAAAGGAATTTATACTTTTAAATTATAGAAATGTGTAAGGGTATACATATATAAGGCTGTCGCCCCGGCACGAGAGCGCTTGAGCTGCCAGGACAGTCTAACATATTATGCCCGAACCGCGGTGAAAAATTTTTCAATTATAACTAAAGCTTTAAATACCCCCGCGGGAAAAAGAACATCATACTAAGCACAGGGACTATTGATTCGGCACCCGGAGAGGCCGAAATAGGACCAAGTCTTGTTAATTGGAGTGAATAAAATGGGAGAAAAAGTAAAGGTAATCGAGTCATGGATGGGCGCATGCGCCGGCTGCGAGATCTCGGTGCTCGACCTGCACGAGGCCCTCTTGCCCGTCCTGGACAAGATCGAGTTCGTCTACATACCCGTGCTGATGGACACCAAGCACCCGCCCAAGGCGACCGTAGGCATCGTGAGCGGCGGCGTCAGGAACAGCGATAACCTGCACGAGCTGCTCGAGATCAGGAAAAATTGCGATATTTTAATTGCGCTGGGAAGCTGCGCCTGCTTCGGCGGCACTCCCGGCATGGCCAACTTATACGACCTCAACGCGCTGCTCGAGGAGGTCTACATGACCACCAAGAGCACGAAGAACGACATCAACAGGCTCCCGTACATGGACGGCCTGCCGACCCTCATGCCGGACATGAGGCCGGCGAGCGACTACGTCAAGGTCGATGTCATGATACCGGGCTGCGGCCCGACCCCGGCCATGATCGGCGCGGCCATCATGTCGCTGCTCGGCGGCGCTCCCTACGAGCTCAGCAAGAAGTCCGTATGCGACGAGTGCTCCAGAGTGAAGAGCGAGCGCAACATTAAGAAGATCCTGAGGCCCTTCGAGGGCACTCCGGACGACAAGAAGTGCCTGTTCGAGCAGGGCTACATCTGCAGCGGAGCCGCCACCCGCGCGGGCTGCGGCGCAGCATGCCCGGCCGCCGGCGCCGCATGCCGCGGCTGCTTCGGCAAGTGCGAGAACGCCCCCGAGCAGGGCGCCGCGATGGTCAGCGCCGTCACGTCCTGCTACGGCCTGGACGACGACCCGGCCACCGATTTAGATAAAATGGTCGCCGACATCTACGACCCCATCGGCAACTTCTACAAGTACACCGTGCCCGTCTCGTTCCTGACCAAGAAGGCGGTCGAGAAGGTCAAGTAAGAGGTGAATATCATGGTCAAGCAAATCAAAGTAGCACCCGTATCAAGGATCGAGGGCCACGCCCAGATCACCATCGACGTCGAGGACAGCGGCAAGGTTAGCGACGCCCGCCTCAACATCATGGAAGTAAGGGGATTCGAGAAGTTCCTCCAGGGCAGGCCCGTCGAAGAGGCGCCCAGGACCGTCACGCAGATCTGCGGCATTTGCCCCGTATCGCACCACCTGGCCGCGGCCAAGGCCGTCGACCAGTGCTTCGGCGCAGGGACTGCCCCCACGGCCACCATGCTCCGTGAGCTAATGCAGATGGGCCAGTTCATCCACTCCCACTCGCTGCACTTCTACTTCCTGGCCGCCCCGGACTTCGTGTTCGGCCCGGACGCCGACCCGAAGCAGAGGAACGTGTTCGGCATCATAGCCGCCAACCCGGACCTCGCCGTACAGGCCGTCAAGTTCCGAAAGATCGGCCAGCAGATCGTCGAGGCCACCGGTGGCAGGTCCATCAACCCCGTGACCTATGTCCCCGGAGGCATCACCAAGGGCCTCACGAAGGATGACGTCGACAGGCTGCTGCCCATGGCAAAGCAGGCCGTCGAGTACTCAAAGGCGACGTTAGCGCTGGCCAAGCCCATCTTCAACCAGTACATCGACGCCGTCAAGCTGTTAGGCGACGCCGACTCGATGCACCTGGGCCTCGTGAAGAACGGCAACCTCGAGCTGTACGACGGCACCGTCAGGCTGCTCGGCAAGGACGGCAGCATCGTCAAGGAGTTCGCGGACAAGGACTACCTCCAGTACATCGCCGAGTACGTGTACCCGCACTCCTACATGAAGGCGCCCTACTGGAAGGACATGGGCTGGGAGAACGGCATGTACCGCGTCTCGCCGCTGTCCAGGATCAACGTCTGCGACCAGATCGACACCCCGCTCGCCAACGCCGAGCTGCAGGAGTTCCGCAAGGCGTTCGGCCGGCCGGCCCAGAAGACCCTGCTGTACCACTACGCCAGGCTGATCGAGCTTCTGTACGCGTCCGAGAAGGCCGTCGAGCTGCTCTCCGACCCGAAGATCACCGGCAAGGAGCTCCGCGTGCCCGTGAAGGCCCGCGCTGCGACCGGAGTCGGCATCATCGAGGCCCCGAGAGGCACTCTGATCCACGACTACGATACGGACGACAAGGGCTTCATCACGAAGGCCAACATCATCGTCGCCACGGCGCACAACAACAAGGCCATCAACGTCGGCCTGAAGAACACCGCCCAGAAGATCATCAACACCCCGACTCCCGCCGAGGGCGTCCTCAACAGGATGGAGATGGTCATCAGGGCGTACGACCCGTGCTTCTCGTGCGCTACACATACGGTCTCAGGCAAGATGCCCCTCGAAGTGGTCATCAACAGGCCCACCGGCAGGGAAGTCATCCGCAGATAAAATCAGCACATGTTCGCGAGCCCTGCGGGGTTCGCTATCTTCTATTTTTATTATATCCCACATTCGCTTAGTGGGTAACCTTTATTGCCTTTAATGGCATATAGCATTGCCAATTGGAGGGTTTAATCATACAAAAGAAAACAATTTTGATCAGCGTAATTGCTATAGTAATTATCGTCAGCGCCCTGAGCGGCTGCCTGGGCTCGTCCGGCACCACCCAGACCTCGACGCCGACGGCGACCGCGACGGGCACGCCATCCCTGGCCGCCGGGTCCGGCGACAAGATCACCGTGACCCAGTCCGGTAACACGATGACCATCAAGGGCGGAGTGGCCAACAAGGTCGTCTCCGAAAAGTTCCCGATGGATGCGGATGCCTGGTACATGATCACGTACGAGTACAATGGGCCCGAGTGGAGCAACTTCATCACCATGATATCCACCCCCGAGTACATCGCGAACGACGAGGCGATCGGAGGATTGCTGCCGATGCTGCTCGAGCCCGGAAAGGGCACCATCATCAAGGAGAAGGGCGTCTACAAGTCCACGGATTACCAGCTTTTGGCGGATACGTGCGGCGGCCCATGGACCGTTACCATTGTGAAGAACCCGGCGCCGGCGGCGTCAGGGCAGGCCAGCTTCAGCCACAAGGCGGCGGACTCGACCAACTCGATCTCCCCGTACTTCCACCTGAACAAGGGCTCGGCCACGTTCACCGTGAACCAGCAGCTCCCGGGCCAGTACTCGGTGGCGGCGGACGTCCAGCTGTATAATGCCGACACGGGCGAGTGGGCCGCGGACATCACGCACAACGATAACACGGCGACCATCACCCGCACCGTGGACATAGAGGCCGACGGCAACTACATCATGGGCGTGACCTGCGGCGGCGACTGGCAGATATCGTTCACGCAGTAAACGGCATGCCATGGCTTC encodes:
- a CDS encoding 4Fe-4S binding protein, with amino-acid sequence MRKVTTIALDIQGRICTGCNNCVVACPVNALELTVVNPVTRKKTYNVLNGKAVVIDEDVCNGCGICLMVCPQRAITLTTE
- a CDS encoding hydrogenase: MGEKVKVIESWMGACAGCEISVLDLHEALLPVLDKIEFVYIPVLMDTKHPPKATVGIVSGGVRNSDNLHELLEIRKNCDILIALGSCACFGGTPGMANLYDLNALLEEVYMTTKSTKNDINRLPYMDGLPTLMPDMRPASDYVKVDVMIPGCGPTPAMIGAAIMSLLGGAPYELSKKSVCDECSRVKSERNIKKILRPFEGTPDDKKCLFEQGYICSGAATRAGCGAACPAAGAACRGCFGKCENAPEQGAAMVSAVTSCYGLDDDPATDLDKMVADIYDPIGNFYKYTVPVSFLTKKAVEKVK
- a CDS encoding Ni/Fe hydrogenase subunit alpha, with product MVKQIKVAPVSRIEGHAQITIDVEDSGKVSDARLNIMEVRGFEKFLQGRPVEEAPRTVTQICGICPVSHHLAAAKAVDQCFGAGTAPTATMLRELMQMGQFIHSHSLHFYFLAAPDFVFGPDADPKQRNVFGIIAANPDLAVQAVKFRKIGQQIVEATGGRSINPVTYVPGGITKGLTKDDVDRLLPMAKQAVEYSKATLALAKPIFNQYIDAVKLLGDADSMHLGLVKNGNLELYDGTVRLLGKDGSIVKEFADKDYLQYIAEYVYPHSYMKAPYWKDMGWENGMYRVSPLSRINVCDQIDTPLANAELQEFRKAFGRPAQKTLLYHYARLIELLYASEKAVELLSDPKITGKELRVPVKARAATGVGIIEAPRGTLIHDYDTDDKGFITKANIIVATAHNNKAINVGLKNTAQKIINTPTPAEGVLNRMEMVIRAYDPCFSCATHTVSGKMPLEVVINRPTGREVIRR